Sequence from the Stenotrophomonas sp. 364 genome:
GCCTGGCCCTGCTGGCCATGGTGATGGGCATCGGCAGCCTGCTGCAGCACCGCCGCCGGCGGGTGACCGGGGTGCTGGCGCTGGGGCTGGCGGTCACGCTGTTGCTGGCCCAGATGTCGCTGGCCAGCTGGATGCGCCAGCAATGGCAGCACGCGCACCCGGTGGCGGGCCGCATCCAGCCGTAACGCGGCGCGCCTGGCGCCTACGCCGCGTCGGGCAGGACCGCGCTCAGGCCACGATCCTGCAGGGCCTGCAGCACCGCTTCGATGATCGCCAGGTTGTGCCCGTGGGCCGCGCCCTCATGCAGCAGCACGATGGCGCCCGGCCCCAGGTCGGCCACGATGCGCTCCACCACGGCCGCCGGCTGGCAGTCCACCCCGTCGAACCCACGTGCGCTCCAGCCCACCCGGGTGAGCTGCCACTGCGCCAGGGCCGGGGCCACGAAGGGGTTGGTCATGCCCACGACCGAGCGGTACCAGCGCGGGGGCTGCCCGGCGATGGCGGTCAGCGCCTGCTGGCACTGGGCGATTTCGTCGGCCATCGCCGCCCGCCCCAGCCGCCAGAAGCGGGTCTGCGGGTGGCGGTGGCTGTGGTTGCCCAAGGTGTGGCCGCGGGCCAGCATCTGCCGCACCAGTTCGGGCTGGGCCAGGGCCCGCTCGCCGACCAGGAAGAAGGTGGCCTTGGCCTGGTAGCGGTCCAGCAGGTCCAGTACCGCCGGAGTTTCCGGCGAGGGGCCGTCGTCGATGGTCAGCCACACCCGGGGCGCGCTGCCCGGCAGGCGGCTGAGCACGGGGGCGTAGAAGCGGCTGTTGGGCAGGAACACGGGCACCAGGAACAGCGCGTGCGAGGTCACCATCAGCGCCAGCCCGACGGGCCACCCCAGGCCTACCCACGCCAGCACCACCAGCAGCTGTGACGCCAGGAGCCAGGGCACCCAGCGCCAGGGGCGCAGGGGAATGCGATGCAATGTTTCCGGTACGGTCATGCCCCATGATGCCATGCGGCGTAGAATGACCGGTTCCAAACGCCGGACCCGACCGTCATGTCCCTTGATCCCGCCCTGCGCTCGCGCATCGAATCCATCCTCACCGCCAACCGCGTCGTGCTGTTCATGAAGGGTCAGCCGAGCATGCCGCAGTGCGGTTTCTCCGCCAAGGCGGTGGGCGCGCTGCAGGACCTGGGCGTGGAGTTCGCCCACGTCAACGTGCTGGCCGACGCCGAGATCCGCGAAGGCATCAAGGCCTACGGCGACTGGCCGACCATTCCGCAGCTGTACATCGACAGCGAGCTGGTGGGCGGCAGCGACATCATTCTGCAGATGGCGAGCAGCGGTGAGCTGAGCAGTGTGCTGGGTCTGGCCGCACCGGACCGCACGGCACCGAACATCACGGTGACGCCGGCCGCGGTAGAGATGCTGCGCGGCGCGCTGGCCGATGCACCGGGTGCGTCGCTGCAGCTGGGCATCGATGCAAACTTCCAGCCAAACTTCCAGCTGGCCCCGCACGACGACAACGCGATCGCGGCCGAGTCCAACGGGCTGCGCGTGCAGTTCGATCTGGCCAGCGCGCGTCGCGCCGAGGGCATCACCATTGATTGGGTGGACGATATCCGCGGTAAGGGTCTTGCGATCGACAACCCGAACGCACCGCGTGCGGTGAAGGATCTGGCGGTGCGCGATGCCGACGACCAGCTGCGCGCCGGCCGCCTGACGGTGGTGGACGTGCGCCCGGTCGATGAGCGCGCGATCGCGTCGATCAACGCGGCGTTCGAGACGTTCGACGGTGACAACCGCGCCCGTCTGGAAGCCCTGCCGAAGGACACCGCGCTGGGCTTCCTGTGCCACCACGGCGGCCGCAGCGCGCAGGCCGCCGAGCAGTTCCGCGCCCTGGGCTTCACCAACGTGCACAACATCACCGGCGGCATCGACGCCTGGTCGAACGACGTGGACAACAGCGTGCCGAAGTACTGATCGACGTCAGTTCAACGCTCAAAGAAAAACGCCGGCAATGCCGGCGTTTTTCGTTTTCTGTTCTGAAGCCAAAGCAGCTTGGCTGTGACGTCTCGGGCTGGGCGGGGGTGTGGGGGTTCACGGGACACGCCGTAAATCCATCCCTGGAGGCTCGTGGGCGCCATCCATGGCGCCCAACGGTCCCGCGAACCCCCACACCCCCACCCCTGACAGTTGGCCGGTAGCCATGGCAAAAACACACAGCACAAGCAGCACCCGCTGGTTCAAGGTGTCAGAAGCGTTAGAGGTGTTAGAGGTGTTCGAGCTTTGCCGCTCTTTCGTTGAGCACCCGCACACTGTCAGAGGGTGGGTACGGGTGGGTTGGCGGGACCGTTGGGCGCCATGGATGGCGCCCACGAGCCTCCAGGGGTGAGAGCGCATTGCTTGCGAGGCACTGCCTCGCATGCGCTCGAACGCCCAGCCGCCAGCGGCTGGGCCGGACCGCGGAGCGGGATTCACGGCGTGTCCCGCCAACCCACCCGTACCCGCCAAGCCAGCGCAAGCGCGCACCCGCCGCTGTTGCAGTTGCAGTTAGCCGTTGAAGTTGCAGTTGAGCAGTTGCTCCCGCTCTTCCAACCTCAACCCGCAAACCCACCCTCGGCCAGGTAATCCAGCTCCTCCGGCGTCGGCATCCGGCCCAACACCGCGTTGCGGTGCGGGAAACGGCCGAAGCGGCGGATGATGTCGCGGTGCAGCTCGGCGAACTTCAGGTATTCCTTGTCGCCCAACACATCGAACATCGCCACCGACCGCTCCTGGTCCTGCGGATCCTCCGAATGCTCGAACGGCAGATAGATGAACGCACGCAGCTTCGGCACCAGCTGCAGGTCCAGCCCCTCTTCCACCGCGCGCATCGCGTAGTGCCGGGCCAGACCGTCGGTCGCGTAGGAATGGGCCGTGTCGCGGAAACAGTTGCGCGGAAACTGGTCGAGCAGAATCATCAGCGCCAGCGCACCGTCGGCACTGCCCAGCCAATGCTCGCGCCCACGCCGCGCCGCCGCGAAATGTTCCTCCAGGAACGCCTCGCGGAACCGCGCATCGAACGCGTCATCGCGCGTGAACCATTGTTGTGGACCGGCATCGCGCCAGAATTCCACCACTTGTACCGCCACGTCCATTCACTACCCCTGAGGGCGGCACGTCGCCAGGACGCCCGCCGGTTCCATTGCCATCACTCGTCAAAACGCAGGTGGCGGACCGACTTGCCGTTGCGCCGTATAAGCTTAAGCGCCTCGATACCGATCTGGATATGGTTTTCGACGAACTGCGAACTGACCTTGGCGTCGGACGCCTCGGTTTTCACCCCGTCCGGGATCATCGGCTGGTCGGACACCAGGAGCAGCGCCCCGATCGGGATGTGGTTGGCAAAGCCGGCCGCGAACAGCGTGGCCGTCTCCATATCGATGGCCATGCAGCGCATCAGCCGCAGCTTCTCCTTGAACGCCTCATCGTGCTCCCAGACCCGGCGGTTGGTCGTATAGACCGTGCCCGTCCAGTAATCGTGGCCCAGATCGCGGATGGTGGTGGACACCGCCCGCTGCAGCGCAAACGCCGGCAGCGCCGGCACTTCCGGCGGCAGATAGTCGCCCGAGGTGCCCTCGCCGCGGATCGCCGCGATCGGCAGGATCATGTCGCCCAGCTGGTTCTTGCGCTTCAGACCGCCACATTTGCCCAGGAACAGCACCGCCTTGGGCATCACCGCCGACAGCAGGTCCATCACGATGGCCGCGTTGGGGCTGCCCATCCCGAAGTTGATCAGCGTGATGTCATCGCTGGTGACGCTGGCCATCGGCCGGTCCATACCCTGCACCGGCGCGCCGGTGAGGTGGGAAAAGGTGTGCAGGTAGCCTGCGAAGTTGGTCAGCAGGATGTGCTGGCCGAACTGGTCCAGCGGCACGCCGGTGTAGCGCGGCAGCCAGTTTTCGACGATTTCCTGTTTGTTCTTCATAGTGCGCGTGCGGTCCGGCAAGTGGTTCCAGTGTGCCTATTCTGCGGGTGCGCACCCAACAAGCAAGAAAAAGGCGGCCAATGGCCGCCTTTTTCCGTGTTGCCGTTACCGCTGGATCAGAACTGCACGGACCAGCGTGCGGTGGCGCCGTGGTCACGCGACTCGCTGCCGAACTGGCCGTTGTAGCCCAGTTCCAGCTGGTTGCGCGGGCTCAACCAAGCCGACAGGCCCAGCTCGGCCACCACCGCGTGGTCGGCGATGGCCGCGCCACTGACGGTGTAGCCGCTGCCACCGGCCAGGGCCAGATTGGCCACCTGGTTGCGGTCGCCCGACGCGCGGCGATAGCCCACCCCGCCACGCACGTGCAGCCAGCTTTCCTGCTGCCACGCCGTCTTCAGGCCACGGTCGAAGCGCACACCGGCAGTGCCGATGGTGGTGCGGGTATCGGCCACGTTGCCGTGCAGCGCAGCCGCGCCGCCCTGCTCGTTGACGCCGTCCACGTCCACTTCCACACGCGCCAGCTGCAGGTACGGCTCCAGGCCCGCTTCGGCGCCGCCGATGCGGTAGGCACCTTCCACGAACAGCTGGCGGGTCTTGGCGTCGTAACGCGCGGTCAGTGCGTCCTGGAACCCGGCAAAGGCCAGTTCGCGGCGGCTGTCCACTTCGTGACGGGTGTAGCCCAGACCGGCGCGCAGGCCGAACCCACCCCACTGGTTGCCCACGTAGGCACCCAGGTGGGTGTTGTCGATTTCCGCGCGGGCGCGACGGCCCTGGGCCTGCTTGCTGTCGGTACGCCCGGTACCGATCAGGCCGCCCACCTGCCAGCCGCCGGCGAACTGGTGGTCGGCACCGACCAGCAGCCCACTGGTGTTGCTCTGCGTACGCGCCGCGTTGGCGTCTCCGTCGAGCTTGCCGCTGCCGCCGATGGCCTGCACCCACGCACCGGTGACGGCGGCATCGCCTGCACCCGGTGCACGCGCGCCGACGCTGCGGCTGAGCGCCGCATCGCGCAGGTAACGGCTGCTTTCCACCAACGCCATCGGCGTGGCGGCATGCAGTTCACCGCTCAAGGCATCCAGTGCCGCGCCCACCTGGGCCGGGAACAGCTGGGTCAGCGGCTTGGGCAGGCCCTGGTTGATGCCCAGGCTGTCGGCGCTGGTGGCCACGCCAAGTTGATTGGCGGTTACCGCCGCGCTGGCCAGCGCGTTGCCGCGGGCCACGTCGATCTGCACGCCGTTGGCACCGTAGCCCAGGCTGAAGGCCAGGAACGGCGAGAACGAGGAGAAGTCCACGTTGGCGAAGGTGCCGTTGACGCCGCCGTCGGCCTGCAGGAAGTTGAACTGCTCGCCCAGGTAGTAGATGCCCACTTCCGGCAGTGCCTTCAGGGTGCCGTCCAGGCTGGCGGTGCCGGTCACGTGCAGCTTGTCGCTGCGGCTGCCCGGGGCCAGTTCGGCCAGGTAGGTGCCGCTGGCGGTCTGCACGTAGTCGCCATCGATGGTCAGCGTGCCGATCGAGTTGCCCGGCGCGATGATGCCTTCCACGCGGGTGTCGCCGAGACGACCGATACCCTGCAGCGCGCCCTTGGCGCCGACCACGGTGCTGCCGCCGGTCTGCACGCCGTTGAACGAGACCACGCCGCCGCTGATGGTCAGGTCGGTGTTGTCGAGCACGCCGCTGGCGGTGACGCGGCTGCTGCCGCCGATGCTGTTGAAGCGCATGTCGCGCAACGTGCCATTGAGCAGGAACTGGCCGCCGGTGACGTCCAGCGACGCCGTCAGTGCATTGACACCGTCCAGTTCCAGCACGCCCTCACGCACGATGGCGCCGTTGAAGGTGTTGTCACCGCTCAGACGCAGCCAACCGATACCGGACTTGGTCAGCTTGCCCGGGCCACCGATGTCGTTGGTCCAGTCATCCCATGCATCGCCTTCCCACACCTTCAGGCCACCGGCCTTCTGGTTCATCACCACATCGGTGTCCACGCGCAGCTGGCCGTAGCCTTCGATGGCCTTGGCCAGGTCCATCAGGCCCCAGCCGTAGACGTCGTCCACGCCCTTGGCACCGAGGTCGGTGGCGGTGGTCAGCAGCACATCGCGCACCTGCGCGTTGTCCAGGTACGGGAAGCGTTCGAACAACAGGCCCAGTGCGCCGGTGACGTGCGGAGTCGCCATCGACGTGCCGCTCAGCAGCCCATAGGAATAGGTCGGCAGGCGCTCCAGGACGTCCAGAATCAGGTTGCCGTTGTCGTCGGCGTAGAGATCGGAGTTGACCTGCGAATCACCGCCATACACCGTGGAGTTGATCTCCGTTCCCGGCGCAGCCAGGCACCAGTTGGCAGCAAAACCGCAGCGCATCGACTGATTGCTCAGCACCAGGTCCTGGTTGACGTTGACCACGGCAAGCCAGTACTTCTCGATATCGGGCATCGCACGGGGCAACGAGGCGTACATGCCGGCGATCGGGCTTTCTTCCGGGCTCGGGTTGACGCCACTGTTGCCGGCGGCCCACACCTGGATCATGCCCTTGGCACGCGAACCGTCGGCAATTGCCTGCAGTCGCTCTTCAAATACCGGGTGGGACAGATAGAAGTCCAGGTCCTCTTCCGAGTTCGGCTCGCTTGCCAGGCCCCAGCTATGATTCACCGCACGCACGCCCTGCTCGTTCAGCTGGTTGTACAACTGCGGGAAGATGGAATTGGATGCCCCGATGGACGCCACGTTCTG
This genomic interval carries:
- a CDS encoding polysaccharide deacetylase family protein, with the protein product MTVPETLHRIPLRPWRWVPWLLASQLLVVLAWVGLGWPVGLALMVTSHALFLVPVFLPNSRFYAPVLSRLPGSAPRVWLTIDDGPSPETPAVLDLLDRYQAKATFFLVGERALAQPELVRQMLARGHTLGNHSHRHPQTRFWRLGRAAMADEIAQCQQALTAIAGQPPRWYRSVVGMTNPFVAPALAQWQLTRVGWSARGFDGVDCQPAAVVERIVADLGPGAIVLLHEGAAHGHNLAIIEAVLQALQDRGLSAVLPDAA
- the grxD gene encoding Grx4 family monothiol glutaredoxin, coding for MSLDPALRSRIESILTANRVVLFMKGQPSMPQCGFSAKAVGALQDLGVEFAHVNVLADAEIREGIKAYGDWPTIPQLYIDSELVGGSDIILQMASSGELSSVLGLAAPDRTAPNITVTPAAVEMLRGALADAPGASLQLGIDANFQPNFQLAPHDDNAIAAESNGLRVQFDLASARRAEGITIDWVDDIRGKGLAIDNPNAPRAVKDLAVRDADDQLRAGRLTVVDVRPVDERAIASINAAFETFDGDNRARLEALPKDTALGFLCHHGGRSAQAAEQFRALGFTNVHNITGGIDAWSNDVDNSVPKY
- a CDS encoding DUF924 family protein; translation: MDVAVQVVEFWRDAGPQQWFTRDDAFDARFREAFLEEHFAAARRGREHWLGSADGALALMILLDQFPRNCFRDTAHSYATDGLARHYAMRAVEEGLDLQLVPKLRAFIYLPFEHSEDPQDQERSVAMFDVLGDKEYLKFAELHRDIIRRFGRFPHRNAVLGRMPTPEELDYLAEGGFAG
- a CDS encoding AMP nucleosidase, which produces MKNKQEIVENWLPRYTGVPLDQFGQHILLTNFAGYLHTFSHLTGAPVQGMDRPMASVTSDDITLINFGMGSPNAAIVMDLLSAVMPKAVLFLGKCGGLKRKNQLGDMILPIAAIRGEGTSGDYLPPEVPALPAFALQRAVSTTIRDLGHDYWTGTVYTTNRRVWEHDEAFKEKLRLMRCMAIDMETATLFAAGFANHIPIGALLLVSDQPMIPDGVKTEASDAKVSSQFVENHIQIGIEALKLIRRNGKSVRHLRFDE
- a CDS encoding autotransporter serine protease; the encoded protein is MKHRYSALSRQPSRSVLASAITGTLLAALALPGIAQANDVLDAYQQQRQVQRAAYNLDTARFDVTPRAIASVRPNAEAPSPVLGNAGDPESWRTDEFKADWGLQAINADAAYARGLTGKGIRLGVFDSGTGLDHDEFAGKDHRSIHLADVMPDGTLCTNTAAVDGPDACFATDGDQVAIEFNIFDPSFDQRIVDLLNSWGYFEGGSYGIHGTHVSGTIAANRDGNGTHGVAFGADLSVARLFSNSVSYYTATPDGYLDVQNVASIGASNSIFPQLYNQLNEQGVRAVNHSWGLASEPNSEEDLDFYLSHPVFEERLQAIADGSRAKGMIQVWAAGNSGVNPSPEESPIAGMYASLPRAMPDIEKYWLAVVNVNQDLVLSNQSMRCGFAANWCLAAPGTEINSTVYGGDSQVNSDLYADDNGNLILDVLERLPTYSYGLLSGTSMATPHVTGALGLLFERFPYLDNAQVRDVLLTTATDLGAKGVDDVYGWGLMDLAKAIEGYGQLRVDTDVVMNQKAGGLKVWEGDAWDDWTNDIGGPGKLTKSGIGWLRLSGDNTFNGAIVREGVLELDGVNALTASLDVTGGQFLLNGTLRDMRFNSIGGSSRVTASGVLDNTDLTISGGVVSFNGVQTGGSTVVGAKGALQGIGRLGDTRVEGIIAPGNSIGTLTIDGDYVQTASGTYLAELAPGSRSDKLHVTGTASLDGTLKALPEVGIYYLGEQFNFLQADGGVNGTFANVDFSSFSPFLAFSLGYGANGVQIDVARGNALASAAVTANQLGVATSADSLGINQGLPKPLTQLFPAQVGAALDALSGELHAATPMALVESSRYLRDAALSRSVGARAPGAGDAAVTGAWVQAIGGSGKLDGDANAARTQSNTSGLLVGADHQFAGGWQVGGLIGTGRTDSKQAQGRRARAEIDNTHLGAYVGNQWGGFGLRAGLGYTRHEVDSRRELAFAGFQDALTARYDAKTRQLFVEGAYRIGGAEAGLEPYLQLARVEVDVDGVNEQGGAAALHGNVADTRTTIGTAGVRFDRGLKTAWQQESWLHVRGGVGYRRASGDRNQVANLALAGGSGYTVSGAAIADHAVVAELGLSAWLSPRNQLELGYNGQFGSESRDHGATARWSVQF